AACATTAGCGCCATCTGCCAGCTATATACAAACGATATAATGATGGCTATACCTGGAAAATACAGAGTGTGATGAATTTTGggagtattttttatactaaaaaaGGACTATCCAATTAAGAAGGCTCtagaatgaataaaactgATTTACCTACGTGTAGCGAGGAGGGGCAGggcgacagttgttataacaagggtgttctgtttcatacacctcatgcccgcttacgagttaccacgtatatgtaaccttatgggtgattatttttgggttTGTTTTTTGCTATATTTTCGTATAGAAACAAATAAGACACcaattagtgactactgggttgaatGAATTATTGTAACGTGTCTTGACAGGGGACAGATACACCCACAATGACTGTcaccgtcatgcgaggatataccgtagggttggggaagatgggacaccttttaactctattttttcatcccaattagtagttaacaaaaaacatccaaagaactataaatctatatttccttgcgactcccatagacagttgttaattgtttaaaacacgatcaggttatttggatattatgtgttaaaggtttcccatctttcccatcctactataagttacattcatatacaAGTCTAACCTAAAGCTGAAAAGTTTTGAAAGAGCAATCCCAATCTTTCTCCGGTTGCTCCTTGTACTTTAGCGGCATCAGAGGATAATCTATTGCAGAGATTGGACGTGCTGTTTACTGGGTCATCAAAATAAGCAACTTCCTGGCCCAACATAGCACGAAAGGATGATGTACGCAGTCGAACAGTCAATTCCATGCCTGATTTTCCGAAGGTGCTCGACTGTGAAATTAGATATTTGTCATATATTGTTGTGATTTAATGACAACAGTTTATTGAAACATAAGCTTATTTGACTGACTTTAAAATagtacctacaaagtaacaaaacGTAACactaggaaatatgggatattatgtgaaaACGGTATTTATCTTActctacagtactatatagatTGTCTAAGATTTCCGtcatatacataaacaaacccacaaatttacatacatgataactcagAACCTGACAtacggtgtatgaaactgaacacctgtgttataacgactgtagttttccagccacgcgagaatgatgcaatttacattcattcattcgcaGTCATTcatctgttttaataatagGTCTCCATAATTATGTTGTTCCCTACCTTAATCGTATACGATACGAATGTAATAACTCCAAGAACAAACATTAATATTGCGTAAAGTCTCGACCAATAAAGTTGATCATTGGAAGAAGTGAACACAGTGAGCACTCGACCGAATAGAAGAGCAAGAACCGGATCTCCTGCTCCGGCGAAGAGAGCAGAGACACAACCAACTGAAGAATAAAAGAAACGTAAACTATACgtaaaatatatgtacataaaCGGATTTTCTAATAAGGTTTTAATACAAAGATGACAGCGGAATAATGATggctttagttttaaattgataCCATTTTCATTTAGGATGGAAATGGTGTCATACATATGGAaagtttgtattgaaacagaattaaaataatgatataaactgttgctgccaggcataTTGAACCTGTTTTTTGAAATagctaaatttatatttttgggataaaaagtattttagaaaacaaatgtTAGAATAGTTGTGTTGCAACTAAATCTATGAGattcgtgagaatacggttttataatcctttgaatgtttttgtttacgacTTACTGGGATGAGAACATAGATTAAAAAGTCGTCCCATTTTCCCTACCCTTATATAACCTTTGCACAATCATTTACACCTGCAATGTAGGGCCATTCTGGTTTGTTCATCTTTATCAATCTCATCATCGGAGCATCTTCCGGAAGAATCATGACGTCTTCACCGGATTCACTTTCTTCGTCATCAGATGCATTGCTTTCCAAATCCGAAGTCTTGTTTAACGATGTGAGTGAGCGTGTTAGTTTTCTCATGGTGGTTCTCCTTTTCGTGCGTTTTCTTTGTGTGAACTTTGGTTTGGGTTTCGGGACTgtgtaaaaacttaaaaatagttattttgtgtttttactagtttttaacaaatccTTGAACGAAGgctgataaatatatataagtggTATTGGAAATCCTTGTGTGGTATTGGAAATCCGTGAGCACactttacaaaaatgttacaaGCACAGTATTTGTGTTCAAAGTagctattattaaaatatgtaatatgttaCATACATTAAATAACCACTGGAACAGGAGAATAGGGATCAGGCATAGTTAATTGGTAAATGCACGTTTAAGCCAATGAAAGCTCGCTGAAAACTGACAAGACAAAAATTAGTAtaccttttttaaaatctttaggTTTTGGCTTCTTCTCATAAGCGCCCATTTCACTTTTGTCTAACTCATCATACGTGCACACCTGAGTGACTGAACCTCCTTTTAATGTGATGATCTTATCCGTATCTTTTATAGTAGATAGTCTATGCGCAACCATTATGGTTGTACGACCTGAAAAAATGGTGCTATTTTTACGTGTTTGACAGCATAGCCAAACAAAGAATCGTGCTGGCGTGCCtagacaaattaaaaaaaaaacaataactagTTCCGTAACTTTATGGTTTGTGGTTGGGTTCTGCAAAGAGTTGAGATTATATAAATGGGTTCATACAGCTTGCCGTATGtgtgcttgggcaagacattttaCGCAATCGCCTCCAACCAAGTGATtacaaatgggttgtctaagttgtcagccattgggtaaaaaacacacatacaaaatgatatacgtggtaactgtaagctggtacgaggtgtataaaacagaacacccgtggtataacgactgtcattttccgccACGCtagaaaaaagtaagttatattaaacTGTTACCTTTCATAGCGTTGTTTAGTGCTGATTGTACAACAGCTTCATTGTACGTATCAAGTGCTGATGTTGCTTCATCAAGTAGAAGTATTGATGGTTTACGAACTATAGCTCGCGCGATGGCGATTCTTTGCTTCTGTCCACCTGATAACTGGGCACCAGACTCTCCAACCAAAGTGTTGaatttctaataaaatatgaaaaaatttctaataaaatatgaaataagttatatatatagtaggatgggggaagatgggacacctttagcacataatatctaaatatcctgattgtgttttaaacaattactaacggtcaatgggagtcatgggcatatagatttttataatttcttgaatgttctttgtttactactaaacggggcgagaaaatagaggtaaaaggtgtcccatcttcccccgccctaccgTATGTTACTATGTaaagtgaatgaaacaaagttaaaaatacgTTTGGGCTGTTCtgatatatgttaaaacatatacaatgttactTGATATAATAGAACCGGCAAGGTTTAGTTAAATTtctaaactaaaatatttacctaccaagttacatacacacgtaagcgagcacaagatgtatgtaacagaacatccattttataacaactatcgttgCCTCCCGACACAAAGCATGAATTTAATTcgggaataaataagttgcaactaacatatgtaacttatcaTATAAACACATACCTCTGGCAAAACCTTTATAAAATCGTAAGCATTCGCAAGTTTGCAAGCTTCTGCCATTTCATCGTCAGTAACGTTTTCTCTTCCCCATCGAATATTTTCGCCAATGGTTGTATTAAAAAGAACTGGCTCTTGGTCCACAACGCCTATCATGTCTCTTAACCAGTTAACGTTGAGCGTTTTCACGTCATGGCCTGCCACGAGCACTTCTCCTTCCTAAAGAAAGTATGTTAATaggaaatatttgaaacaagcATATTGCAAAACGAGGGACAGGTGTTTTTTTCATGCGATGTTTTGAaatagtgttttgtttttagaaacGTTAGTGACACCGTTAGATCACATTTAACCATCTGTATTTATaagcaaattttaatttttgttggtatgcccctttaaatCGAATTCCATTTTACGGTTTTCGACTATATTTCAACCCTATATGTTCAATAAACTGCTCAAGCATTGAAAACAATACACGCAAATACCAGCAAAAGAAAGTATTGACAATATGGCCTATATACGTACGTTGGCATCATAAAATCGTTGGATTAAACGCATGGCTGTACTTTTACCGCATCCACTACCACCGATGATGGCAATCTGTTGACCTTCTTCAACTTGGAAGGTAACATCTTTCAAGAtctaaatattgaaatacaTTATCATAcggtatatataaaatataacccaGCCCTTCAGTAATGTATATAAGTTCCTTGTCTATGTCCCATAATAGATATAaagaagatatggttttaattATAAGCTGTATATGTATCGATTGAAAGATATagaattgaatttttttaacggCTATAGCAGCAGGGTCAGTGATCGTTATGAAATGGGCTGTACAATTCATACATCAAGAGACattgaatgagtgtaacttattatctGGCGTGGCAGGGCAATAACGCTTcctataacacggatgttctatttcaaacaatttcaaacctgcttacgagttgccacgtatgtatctttgtaagtaattattttacggtactttttatgtttttgtctttatgtatggcttatgattttgacaacccattagtgatcactgagTTGGAGCCAGTGTTAAGTGTCCTGTCCATGGACGCTACAAACCTCCGTATCGGGTCTTGAAGGATAGCTGAACGAAACGTTTTTAAACTCAACAGTAAATCTCGGGTCTTGTGGTCGAATACCGTCATTCGAAAAAACATCAATTTTCGATTTCCTGTCGATAATTTTAAAGATTCTGTTTCCAGCGGATTTTGCTCCGCTTAAGTATTCCCAATTTTTCATGACCTGTGGTAAATTTTGGGTTAAAATAAAAGCCTTTTTTTGAGGTAAAAGTTTAATTGTAATATACCGTATTCGTAAGATTAgacatcatgttttaaatatttaacaattaacagcttatggaagtcgcgagaatacgttttttttatttctttgagtGTTCCTTGTTAACTATCAAGTTTTTCACATGTTACAACGTAAAAAgcctgaaaaaatataaatgaaagaCGCCAATAATACTCGTAGTTACAGGgcttatataatatttaaaacttctgtttaaatagaaaagtaataaacacttaaacagtaaaaacaaGTCAGTCACATTCAAACTAAATTGTTGAAATAATTCTGAAGAACTCACCCCTCCGAATGCAAACGAGAAAAATATGACGCAagataatgacgtcacgaaatcTCCTACGCGTATTTCTTTGTCCACCACTAAAACGGATCCATACCAGAACGAAGCAGCGTACATTGCGTAAACCAAACAGCGGGAAATTCCAATGCTTAACCCAAGAACTAATCCCTTTTTTATTCCGACTTGTTTAGCCGAATCTAGATTCTTGccaaatctaaaacaaaaaccaaGACCTAATGAAAAAACGTATGACAAGACCTGTAGCGGGGTACGAACAGAGCTTTAGTACGgcgggtaagatgggacattcttTTATTCTCCTgtatcgtcctatttggtagcaaataaagaatatttacagagttatataagcccgcgactctaaaaacGTATTGttatctgtaaaaataaaaaactttgtcctattttaccccacagtactaaattattattaaatcatTACTTTTTATCACACTACTATATTCGTTCACATGGTAATAATGTCCCGCTTAATCTCCCACATTTAATCGGACCAGTTTTGCTTGGTTCAGAAGTGGCCCGATTTTATAAGATCACGTGTAACAATTACCGATCCACTATCTTATCTTGACATCCGTATGCAAGAACTGTTCGAATTGAATGTAAAGTTTCTTCAGCAAGAGATCCAGCTTTCGCGTAAGCTTTCGCCTCTTTTCCGTCGAACATTGTGTTTacctaaaaaacaacaatcaaaaaaataaaagtgaaaaaagtACAATTTTCTGTCACTAGTTACCAACAGGAAACTATAACGAATACCAACGGTCACATTCCAAACAGTTACTATAAATTAACACGGAAAcctaaaacaatttaaagatAACCGTAGCCCCATGACCCCAAAACAGCGTttgctaattgttaaaaacacgatcatgtaGGAAAGATGTGATTTAAGTGCTGACATTATCCattcttactccacagtacatAGTTACATAGTTACAGTACCCTACCTGGAAAACGATGCTCGAGACTATTCCAAGAAACGGAGCAATAGCAAGATTCACTAACGTTACTTTCCACGTTTTTAAGAAAGCAACGACAAGACATCCTATTAACATCCCGATGTTTTGCAAAGTAATGCCGACTTTGTCGCCCAGACCATCCTGGATTTTCGGGATATCTCTGAGAAACGGCTTTATTAGTATCTACAGCCTACTACAAACACCCTATTCATTCAGATGAAACACATAAACACCACATCCGCCGTAGTACAGTGTTTGGTATTAAGTATGCATTTTCTCCagctcagtggtcactattgggctgtctaaattatcaaccattCAGAAAAacatcactcacaaagttacatacgtggtaactcgtaagctggcacgaagataaagcaagtttcattcattccttcATTGCAACTCAATATTTTACCTTCTATTTATTGAGTAAATGCGAATTGCTGTAATAACATTTCAGGAATTTTATACTATACTCCCAAATTGGTATTACAGCTATTGAGGTAaagctgtaaaaaaacaacaacaatctGGTCTGCGGTATTCATATATTAAATACCACAGCCATCTGCATTGatgtataatgtatgtttCATGATACAACAATATAGTCTGTGGTTTACATATATTAATACTTACTCTGCTAGCTGTGCATTCAGTTCACCCGCAGTATTCTTATCATGAAACGCCATATCTTGCTGTAATAACGCATGAAAACATTTAAGACGAATATTCCGTGCCTGTCTGTATGGAAAAATATACGGTTTATTCGTAATTTTACACagcttttgtttattacagtaTACACTACtgcggggcaagatgggataccgttaacacctaattcccatatttcctgattgtttTCTGAATAATTACAAACTCTCTTTTAGAGTAACAAGAATACGATTACAAAACCAGGCGAGAAAAATGTATaagaatgtcccatcttacccccatcctactataatatctGTAGGGGGGTGTATAATGGTCAGTTATTGGTTATAGGTTTATAAGGTGCAACGGTCTTTCGGATTTtattgtgcaagacacttaacggcaactgctccaaccctgtggtcactaGTTGGTTGACCAATTATCAGTcgcacataaaaaaaataaaaaatttcccACAGAGTaacatatacttggtaactcgtaagctggcacgaggtgtatgaaacagaacatccgtgtgtaacgactgtcatttcccacgcgatgataaataaagttacattcattcattcaatcatttaaAGCCCCTTTAAACAATCGCTTACCGTACAGATAGTGTAGACCAACAAGCAACAAACACGCCCGCACAAACGAAAACGGCGACTCCGACGTACACAAACTTAATAACAGTAGCGATACTGTCGTCTTCAAATCTCCGAACGGCTGTTAGAACTACCCGGTTCCACTCCCTAAAATAATCAAAAGTattgacattttaaaatattattaatagcAGTTTGTTTCTAATTGCCATTACTGTTTTTTTCGTAGTAAAGAATACAGTACAAATCAGATTATATTTTAAGATTCAATGTATACTGCTTTAAACAAtgaggtatagtagggtaggggaagatgaaatgcctttagcacatactatttaaatatcccggaacaattaacaacggtatatgggagtaggggagtacagttttataatactttttgttcactaccaaatttttgtttactaccaaatggaacgagaaaatagaatgaaaaggtgtcccatctaccccgaccctactatagaTAGTTACATAAGGAGTAACTCGCCATGGCGGACAGTCATACAAGCAGAACTAATACAGCGTTTCCGTTCATAACAGGTTGCAAAACGTAACAGTCATATTCAGttgatgtttaatttatagCCAGTAAACCTGAATATAGGTCATAACGGTTCACGACCGTTAAACCATAAACTGCCACGTAATGCAGCTATGCCCGGAACAGGCAGTCAAATAACTTGACCGTGACACATATTTCCGATGATTTTATGCCCAACAAACGCGTAAGCTAAAGTTTTAATAGAAGAAATTAAGTGTGtcgcatttttttgtaaaataattatttagttATTGGGAAAAGCTGTACTTACTGTTCGCTTATATTAACCAGACCACGAGTAGTACACAGCTGGTAGTTAAACGAACATGACTTGTAGACTCCAAAGTCAGTAAACTCCGTGACCAAGTCTCCGAAGAAAAAGAACAAAAGTGGAGCAGCGGCTCCGCATGCTAGACCAAAGACAGTACCCGCAACGACTAATAAGTAGTCAAGACATCCCATGTACCGATACTGCAAGAAAAAGTTTGTGTTACTATAATTACGACATAACACAAATACACACGATACTTTTcagaaatttacaaaaaaaatggcGACCAAATTTTCGGTGCTGGTGAAAAATTCGTACCCTTCATTATCTGCTATTCACTAACCCCCAACTACTAAATCCCCTTATAAGTCTTAATTAATAAACTCCAAGACTTTCCACTATAGTCCAATCTGTAACGTATtagaggattcttcactagttcCCAAATTCCAGCATTAAAACCGTTTGTGACATACCCTTACGCACCaatcataaacaaataaaaatacatatagtggggtggaggaagatgggacacctttgcatTCTATTccctcatcccatttggtagtaaacaaagcacattcaatgaattacaaaaccgtatccttacgacttccatagaccgttgttaattgtttagaacgcgatcgggatatttgagTATCATAcgctaaaaatgtcccatcttcccccacataaGTATACACATCTTACTAGGCTAAAGTAGGAATACACATTTTCAGAATCCTCTTTACTGGAAGAAGCATCGTCGCTGATTTCAACGGGTCTGCGAAAACATTATCTGTAAAACGTACTGCttataacataacaatatataagaaatattcccacaaatatataatttactaACATTTGTAATCCTTCGGGTTTAGATAGTTCTTTAGAACTAACAGTTGCTATGTTGGTTGGTTCTTCCATTACTTTAGTACTTCTAACCATTCTTTCTAAGCTGTATATTCTGCACTGATTTCCCACCTCgcgaatatgttatatatatcgCTTGTGGTTTGGTTACCCACACGTTTAAGGTGGTGCTATACAACTTCTGATTTTTTGTGCAGTGACCAATGAGACTATTTACGCCTGCGGGTCTTCCCTTGCGTGGTTTGTTACGCCTTTTGCTTTGCGAGTTGACAATAATCAAGTTAGACAACCGGTACAGGCGTCAACTGACCAGCAGTGAATCTATCAATAACACACTGGTTTGAAACTGGCATCCGCTGTAGTGATTTAGCGTTAAATATGTGTATGTGTCATACTATATATGATATGCTAGTCTAATTCACGTCTATTTTCCGCACCTTTTTAGTAattgtgaataaatgaacttcctatatttataatacaacatacaTAAATCAAAACCTAACTGAcgtgtttatattatatttaactaaatctaaaacttattaaaaccTGTTATATGCACCTTAAACGTATAAAGTATATTGCCAACCAGACAAATCGTACATCAAACTAAACAGCACGCAAAAAAACGCCTGGAAAACATGCGCTGATTAAAAAGACCAAAAAGCAAGCCAGCTGTTACAGAGGCGCGGCAGAAAGAAAAATTTCAACAGCGACTGAAATTGTATCGTTTGGGGCTCACATTATTGCGGTACATGCTTTGCAAAGTATTTAGTTAATTGAACTTTTGTAGGGGAATATTGTGTTTGTAATACAGTTTGAGTTCATACAATATGTATAGGTTTTATATATAGACGGCAACGCTTATATACGATAGTGgtgttatattgttatatagtgggatgggggaaagacgggacaactttagcacataatatacaaatatcctgatagtgttttaaacaattagcaacggtctatgggagtcgtgaggatatggttttatgattctttaaatgttctctgtttactaccaaatgagacgaaaaaatagaataaaaaggtgtctcatcttccccaccccactatatatatagtggtcCTATATACGGCAGtggttttatgttgttttgtattgttatattatattggtCTTGTTAACTGCAACACTTACGATTGAACTACAAGTTCAAAATCTTGCTTTTGTTCATCAGCATGAAAAGATTCTCTCTTCTTCCAAATGTCTTCGTCATCAGAGCCATTTACTAAGTTGTCGGTTTCATTTTCCATGGACACTGAATCATCCGTATTCTAAAATGCAATTACATCAAACATgttacagtactgtggggtaaaatggaatatTGTTTGCacctaaaacccatattttccgatcgtgtttttaacaaaaaaaaggtgttttaGAGTGGCGGAGCTTCGattgtataattctttggatatacattgattactaccaaatgttaACATGTTCTATATTATACCAAcgtattatatatagtggagtggaggaagatgggacatatttacattgtattttctgcatttggtagtaaagaaagatcattcaaagaagTATAAAACTAGATCCTCGAgactcccacagaccattgttaattgcttaaaacacgatcagaatatttagatattatctgttaaaggtgtttcatcttccgTTATCCTatactctactatatatatcgtATTTAAAGTATGAACATTATAAGGGTATATACCTTTTGAATAGCATCTGCATTCCCAGTAAAAGGCGTCTCTTCAGTCGGTTCGTTTTCACTCATTGCTGCAACTTATACCTTTAAATTGCAAAACAGGTCAAAACCTTAACTATTGTTATAGTCTCGCGAAAAATTGACCCTTGGAACTGCGGTAACGGCTTCGAAACCCACCGACGCCGGCTGCGGTTACTGTTATTTACGGTATCGATATACTTAACGTTACACTTTGGACGCCTATATGCGCTGCTGTGCAGAAAGGAATTTATCTGAAACTGTGACTTTTGGTATTCCTATATGCGTACTTATGTTAACATTAGATTTTCCTTACTGCTTTAAAATACCGGTTTACAGTCATATATGTTTGTGACCTGCTCAGGTGTTTTCTGTTAGGGTAACATGAATTCTAGGATTACTGAAGGACTGTAACTTCTTACTCCCAAGGCTGTATTTAAAACGTCATGAAAATCTCATTTTTATGTGTCTtaaccatggcctactaaattaatttttgaGTAGGCAATGGTCTTTACCTAAGTTAAAAACTGCCTCTTCTTTTTCACCATAAAACAACTTCTAGAATTcctatttatatttctaatagATTCCAAACACTGCCTTTTTACTAATCCTTAACAAGCTTCAAATGTAAAAGCTGTACAGTTTCGCGAGTTGAGGTTTAACGCAATCAAATACATTCAATTCTGAAGGACCGAGCGTAAAGTTCAGTCTAGTTCAGAATACACAGCACAATTCTGTGGCGACTCAAGCGTGCAAAGTCGTTCTCACGACAAATACGTCCAACAGCAGCGGTTTGCTACAGCTAACAGGAAACAACTCTATAAATTCAACCCAAAGCGGCAGGAAATACCCATTATTACTTgtgttactatatatatagaatacacAAATGCGCGTACACCAATCAACGTATTCgaaacagaaatataaaagcaaCAATTCACACTACA
The sequence above is a segment of the Ciona intestinalis unplaced genomic scaffold, KH HT001137.1, whole genome shotgun sequence genome. Coding sequences within it:
- the LOC100180385 gene encoding multidrug resistance protein 1-like isoform X2 gives rise to the protein MSENEPTEETPFTGNADAIQKNTDDSVSMENETDNLVNGSDDEDIWKKRESFHADEQKQDFELVVQSPVEISDDASSSKEDSENVYSYFSLYRYMGCLDYLLVVAGTVFGLACGAAAPLLFFFFGDLVTEFTDFGVYKSCSFNYQLCTTRGLVNISEQEWNRVVLTAVRRFEDDSIATVIKFVYVGVAVFVCAGVFVACWSTLSVRQARNIRLKCFHALLQQDMAFHDKNTAGELNAQLAEDIPKIQDGLGDKVGITLQNIGMLIGCLVVAFLKTWKVTLVNLAIAPFLGIVSSIVFQVNTMFDGKEAKAYAKAGSLAEETLHSIRTVLAYGCQDKIVDRFGKNLDSAKQVGIKKGLVLGLSIGISRCLVYAMYAASFWYGSVLVVDKEIRVGDFVTSLSCVIFFSFAFGGVMKNWEYLSGAKSAGNRIFKIIDRKSKIDVFSNDGIRPQDPRFTVEFKNVSFSYPSRPDTEILKDVTFQVEEGQQIAIIGGSGCGKSTAMRLIQRFYDANEGEVLVAGHDVKTLNVNWLRDMIGVVDQEPVLFNTTIGENIRWGRENVTDDEMAEACKLANAYDFIKVLPEKFNTLVGESGAQLSGGQKQRIAIARAIVRKPSILLLDEATSALDTYNEAVVQSALNNAMKGRTTIMVAHRLSTIKDTDKIITLKGGSVTQVCTYDELDKSEMGAYEKKPKPKDFKKVPKPKPKFTQRKRTKRRTTMRKLTRSLTSLNKTSDLESNASDDEESESGEDVMILPEDAPMMRLIKMNKPEWPYIAVGCVSALFAGAGDPVLALLFGRVLTVFTSSNDQLYWSRLYAILMFVLGVITFVSYTIKSSTFGKSGMELTVRLRTSSFRAMLGQEVAYFDDPVNSTSNLCNRLSSDAAKVQGATGERLGLLFQNFSALGIAIIISFVYSWQMALMLFGLIPFLIVSGFVDMMLQTGATKQNDFEKAGELSSQSINNIRLVASFTKEKEIYRSYEKALEKPMRNSLKFGFITSLSYGYSQSIVQFSVAAIFRLGIYLVAYDDLTFESVFVVLLAVTFGAIAAGQNAIYAPDYAAAKLSAARIIKLLDRVPTINPYSDDGLKPANCSGEIQLELVEFYYPTRPDVEVLKKCSIKVACGQTLALVGKSGCGKSTVIQLIERFYDVAGGKVLLDGVDIKLLNVEWLRGQIGLVSQEPSLFNQTIKENITFGQTTRPVSDDDIKKAAEMAHKYDTNVGGKQLSAGQKQRIAIARALVREPRVLLLDEATSALDNESEKVYVLECVFSHVAYLQRSDRL
- the LOC100180385 gene encoding multidrug resistance protein 1-like isoform X1, producing MSENEPTEETPFTGNADAIQKNTDDSVSMENETDNLVNGSDDEDIWKKRESFHADEQKQDFELVVQSPVEISDDASSSKEDSENVYSYFSLYRYMGCLDYLLVVAGTVFGLACGAAAPLLFFFFGDLVTEFTDFGVYKSCSFNYQLCTTRGLVNISEQEWNRVVLTAVRRFEDDSIATVIKFVYVGVAVFVCAGVFVACWSTLSVRQARNIRLKCFHALLQQDMAFHDKNTAGELNAQLAEDIPKIQDGLGDKVGITLQNIGMLIGCLVVAFLKTWKVTLVNLAIAPFLGIVSSIVFQVNTMFDGKEAKAYAKAGSLAEETLHSIRTVLAYGCQDKIVDRFGKNLDSAKQVGIKKGLVLGLSIGISRCLVYAMYAASFWYGSVLVVDKEIRVGDFVTSLSCVIFFSFAFGGVMKNWEYLSGAKSAGNRIFKIIDRKSKIDVFSNDGIRPQDPRFTVEFKNVSFSYPSRPDTEILKDVTFQVEEGQQIAIIGGSGCGKSTAMRLIQRFYDANEGEVLVAGHDVKTLNVNWLRDMIGVVDQEPVLFNTTIGENIRWGRENVTDDEMAEACKLANAYDFIKVLPEKFNTLVGESGAQLSGGQKQRIAIARAIVRKPSILLLDEATSALDTYNEAVVQSALNNAMKGRTTIMVAHRLSTIKDTDKIITLKGGSVTQVCTYDELDKSEMGAYEKKPKPKDFKKVPKPKPKFTQRKRTKRRTTMRKLTRSLTSLNKTSDLESNASDDEESESGEDVMILPEDAPMMRLIKMNKPEWPYIAVGCVSALFAGAGDPVLALLFGRVLTVFTSSNDQLYWSRLYAILMFVLGVITFVSYTIKSSTFGKSGMELTVRLRTSSFRAMLGQEVAYFDDPVNSTSNLCNRLSSDAAKVQGATGERLGLLFQNFSALGIAIIISFVYSWQMALMLFGLIPFLIVSGFVDMMLQTGATKQNDFEKAGELSSQSINNIRLVASFTKEKEIYRSYEKALEKPMRNSLKFGFITSLSYGYSQSIVQFSVAAIFRLGIYLVAYDDLTFESVFVVLLAVTFGAIAAGQNAIYAPDYAAAKLSAARIIKLLDRVPTINPYSDDGLKPANCSGEIQLELVEFYYPTRPDVEVLKKCSIKVACGQTLALVGKSGCGKSTVIQLIERFYDVAGGKVLLDGVDIKLLNVEWLRGQIGLVSQEPSLFNQTIKENITFGQTTRPVSDDDIKKAAEMAHIEEFIDSLAEKYDTNVGGKQLSAGQKQRIAIARALVREPRVLLLDEATSALDNESEKVYVLECVFSHVAYLQRSDRL